In Nocardia sputorum, a single genomic region encodes these proteins:
- the mycP gene encoding type VII secretion-associated serine protease mycosin: MAVIDTGVARHPRLPGLIAGGDYVSNSDGTEDCDAHGTLVAGLIAATEVDGQGFSGVAPEARILTIRQTSKLYQKEGANRDKGPDALPQGYGTTRTMASAIRRAADMGATVINISEVACKPTSEPFEDTELGAAVRYAAIEKDVVVVVAAGNSGENTDGCKGTNAVIDPLDPTGDPWSKVDLNVSPARYDDYVLAVGSINGNGQPSTFTVPGPWLGVAAPGENITSLDPLFNDPNSKGTAVQLGSVQQSGKLGPIQGTSFATPLVSGVAALVRARFPELSALEVIKRIQATAHAPAEGWNPYVGYGAVDPVQALTAEVVNTLPPKRPAAAKSVQLPLPAPAPRPNHRARNIALIGSGIIASLLVLGMLASFPIRRRFGVTSDDT, translated from the coding sequence GTGGCGGTCATCGACACCGGTGTCGCACGCCATCCGCGCCTGCCGGGGTTGATCGCGGGCGGCGACTATGTGAGCAATAGTGACGGAACCGAGGACTGCGATGCGCATGGGACGTTGGTCGCGGGGCTGATCGCGGCGACCGAGGTCGACGGTCAGGGCTTCTCCGGGGTCGCGCCGGAGGCGCGAATTCTTACTATCCGCCAGACCAGCAAGCTGTACCAGAAGGAGGGAGCGAATCGGGACAAAGGGCCCGATGCGCTGCCCCAGGGATACGGCACCACTCGCACCATGGCATCAGCGATACGTCGCGCGGCGGACATGGGAGCTACCGTCATCAATATCTCCGAAGTCGCGTGCAAGCCGACTTCCGAGCCTTTCGAAGATACCGAACTGGGTGCCGCGGTCCGGTATGCCGCGATCGAGAAGGACGTGGTCGTCGTAGTCGCAGCCGGCAACAGCGGTGAGAACACCGACGGCTGCAAGGGCACCAATGCGGTCATCGATCCTCTCGACCCCACGGGAGACCCATGGAGCAAGGTAGACCTGAACGTATCACCGGCCCGCTATGACGACTACGTGCTCGCCGTGGGTTCCATCAACGGGAACGGTCAGCCATCGACATTCACCGTGCCCGGCCCATGGCTGGGCGTAGCGGCTCCCGGCGAGAACATCACCTCCCTCGATCCACTGTTCAACGACCCGAACAGCAAAGGAACCGCAGTCCAACTCGGCAGCGTTCAGCAATCCGGGAAGCTCGGACCCATCCAAGGCACCAGCTTCGCCACCCCGTTGGTTTCAGGAGTAGCCGCCCTGGTTCGAGCCCGTTTCCCGGAGCTGAGTGCGCTGGAGGTCATCAAGCGCATCCAGGCCACCGCGCACGCCCCCGCAGAAGGGTGGAATCCCTATGTCGGCTACGGCGCTGTCGATCCGGTCCAGGCCCTGACCGCCGAGGTAGTGAATACATTGCCACCGAAGCGACCGGCTGCGGCCAAAAGCGTTCAACTCCCGCTACCGGCTCCGGCACCGCGACCGAATCATCGCGCGCGCAACATTGCCCTCATCGGAAGTGGCATCATCGCATCACTGCTCGTCTTGGGCATGCTCGCATCATTCCCGATCCGACGCAGATTCGGCGTCACCAGCGACGATACATAA
- a CDS encoding sensor histidine kinase: MRRRLLVALTLFAAIAVLGFAVPLSLTVATSRTQQLVLARSGDADRFATLADNAVTAGDSRALADEVLRYHELYGDNVLVVDATGATTVNAGADVDDAGVIAAVAAARRNQRPHAADKLTPWGAPTMLVARPVGTGVQVNGAVVIEASTARARGDIARTWAMIVLGGVVAMGLFVLLAVTIGRWVLRPLAALSHGVAELTATLPKPRADTVAPVSIAGRYGGPPEMRALAESFDAMALAVADSADAQRQLVADTAHAMRNPLAALTIRLDSLEPAIPARAVGTFRSAGAEVDRLTALLDGLLSLAVAETPAAFDVTHATEGENQCDAVQVVADRFDAWCSAFEAAGQELRVAPAAARAATLGGAVDTGNAAGEHAEVAVPADVLAQMLDVPLSNATRYAGAGARVELIVTTEPGWVTVTVRDDGVGVPPAEIDKLTTRFFRGSSAGTGGSGLGLPIAAALAQARGGVLTVAAVRPHGLAVTVRLPAAEAR, encoded by the coding sequence ATGCGGCGTCGCCTGCTCGTCGCGCTGACGCTGTTCGCGGCCATCGCGGTGCTGGGCTTCGCGGTCCCGCTGTCGCTGACCGTCGCCACCAGCCGCACCCAGCAGCTGGTGCTGGCGCGCTCCGGGGACGCCGATCGCTTCGCCACCCTCGCGGACAACGCCGTCACCGCCGGGGACAGCCGAGCGCTGGCCGACGAGGTCCTCCGCTATCACGAGCTGTACGGCGACAACGTGCTCGTGGTCGACGCCACCGGCGCGACGACCGTGAACGCGGGCGCGGACGTGGACGATGCCGGCGTCATCGCGGCGGTGGCGGCCGCGCGCCGCAACCAGCGCCCGCACGCGGCGGACAAACTGACGCCGTGGGGCGCGCCGACCATGCTGGTGGCGCGGCCGGTCGGGACCGGTGTGCAGGTGAACGGAGCCGTGGTGATCGAGGCGTCCACCGCCCGCGCCCGGGGCGACATCGCGCGGACCTGGGCGATGATCGTGCTCGGTGGCGTCGTCGCGATGGGTCTGTTCGTGCTGCTGGCGGTGACGATCGGCCGCTGGGTGCTGCGGCCGTTGGCGGCGCTGTCGCACGGTGTGGCGGAGTTGACCGCGACACTGCCCAAACCGCGCGCCGACACTGTCGCTCCCGTATCGATCGCGGGACGCTACGGAGGGCCACCGGAGATGCGCGCACTGGCGGAATCCTTCGACGCCATGGCCTTGGCCGTCGCCGATTCGGCCGACGCGCAACGTCAGCTGGTCGCCGACACCGCGCACGCGATGCGCAATCCGCTCGCCGCGCTGACCATTCGCCTGGATTCCCTGGAGCCCGCGATCCCGGCGAGGGCGGTGGGCACCTTTCGCAGCGCGGGCGCCGAGGTCGACCGGCTCACCGCACTGCTCGACGGCCTGCTCAGTCTGGCCGTCGCCGAGACGCCCGCGGCATTCGACGTCACTCACGCCACCGAGGGAGAGAACCAGTGCGACGCCGTGCAGGTGGTGGCCGACCGATTCGACGCCTGGTGCTCGGCGTTCGAGGCGGCCGGACAGGAGCTGCGGGTGGCGCCCGCGGCGGCTCGCGCGGCGACGCTGGGCGGTGCGGTCGACACCGGTAATGCCGCGGGCGAGCACGCCGAAGTCGCGGTCCCAGCCGACGTGCTCGCGCAGATGCTCGATGTACCGCTGAGCAACGCGACGCGCTATGCGGGCGCGGGTGCGCGCGTCGAGCTGATCGTCACGACCGAACCGGGCTGGGTCACGGTGACCGTCCGCGACGACGGCGTCGGTGTTCCCCCCGCCGAGATCGACAAGCTGACCACGCGTTTCTTCCGCGGCTCGTCCGCCGGGACCGGTGGCTCCGGACTGGGCCTGCCGATCGCCGCGGCGTTGGCGCAGGCGCGCGGCGGCGTGCTCACCGTGGCGGCGGTACGTCCGCACGGCCTCGCGGTGACCGTGCGATTGCCGGCGGCGGAGGCTCGATGA
- a CDS encoding TAXI family TRAP transporter solute-binding subunit — MTGREPIGRRGIGRRGFLALAVAAGAAGCAPSGRGATVRLASGEVGGFYHAFAGLLGLAAADIGDVRIERVTTSGSQANLALLARGEVDAALTLADSVRDSAGQMFALGRVYENYLQLVVRSDSPIGSVADLRGTRVSLGAEGSGAALTGERILRVAGLDPGIDVAIVHRPLTAAVAALDAGDVDALLWAGGVPTALLAVPSRMRLVDLGELATPMRELFGPVYDRVAIPADAYPGGAAVHTIGVANLLLAAGGMPDEVAASIVELLVWHADALVPTEAAGTQFLDGRSLISTGSIPLHPGAAAVYRRWHG; from the coding sequence ATGACCGGCCGGGAACCGATCGGCCGGCGCGGCATCGGGCGGCGCGGCTTTCTCGCGCTGGCCGTCGCGGCAGGTGCCGCGGGGTGCGCGCCGAGCGGCCGGGGCGCCACCGTGCGACTGGCTTCCGGTGAGGTAGGCGGTTTCTATCACGCCTTCGCTGGGTTGCTGGGCTTGGCCGCCGCGGACATCGGAGACGTGCGGATCGAGCGGGTCACCACCTCGGGCTCGCAAGCCAATCTGGCGTTGCTCGCGCGGGGTGAGGTCGATGCCGCGCTCACGCTCGCGGATTCGGTCCGCGACAGTGCCGGTCAGATGTTCGCGCTGGGTCGGGTCTACGAGAACTACCTGCAGTTGGTCGTCCGCTCGGACAGCCCGATCGGTTCGGTCGCGGATCTGCGCGGGACACGAGTGAGCCTGGGCGCGGAGGGATCGGGCGCGGCCTTGACCGGCGAACGGATCCTGCGCGTCGCGGGGCTCGATCCGGGTATCGACGTGGCGATCGTCCATCGGCCCTTGACAGCAGCGGTAGCTGCCCTCGACGCAGGCGACGTCGATGCGCTCTTGTGGGCGGGCGGCGTGCCGACCGCGCTGCTCGCGGTGCCGAGCCGGATGCGGCTGGTGGACTTGGGTGAACTGGCCACGCCGATGCGAGAGCTGTTCGGGCCGGTGTACGACCGGGTCGCGATCCCCGCGGACGCCTATCCGGGCGGTGCCGCGGTGCACACCATCGGAGTGGCGAATCTGCTGCTCGCCGCGGGCGGCATGCCCGACGAGGTGGCCGCTTCGATCGTCGAACTGCTGGTGTGGCACGCCGACGCGCTGGTGCCCACCGAGGCGGCGGGCACCCAGTTCCTCGACGGCCGGTCGCTGATCAGCACCGGGTCGATTCCGCTACACCCGGGCGCGGCCGCGGTCTACCGTCGCTGGCACGGGTAG
- a CDS encoding NADPH-dependent FMN reductase, which yields MDTPLRLEVIVASVRPERFAPVVADWFLRTVRDHTEFDTGVIDLAHTPLPVDLTENEETAAYRARLRNADAFVVVTSEYNHGYPASLKTAFDTAKHEWRAKPIGFVSYGGLSGGLRAVEQLRQVVAEIHMVSVRETVSFHQAKKRFDETGETRDGAAIDAAERMLRQLAWWGRALRAARTEAPYPG from the coding sequence GTGGATACCCCGTTGCGGCTCGAGGTCATCGTGGCCAGTGTGCGTCCGGAGCGGTTCGCGCCGGTGGTCGCGGACTGGTTCCTGCGCACCGTGCGCGACCATACCGAATTCGACACGGGCGTTATCGATCTCGCGCACACACCGTTGCCCGTGGACCTCACCGAGAACGAGGAGACCGCGGCTTATCGCGCGCGTCTGCGGAATGCCGACGCATTCGTCGTCGTCACCTCGGAGTACAACCACGGCTATCCGGCGTCGCTGAAGACTGCGTTCGACACCGCCAAACACGAGTGGCGTGCGAAACCTATCGGCTTCGTCTCCTACGGGGGCCTCTCCGGTGGCCTGCGTGCGGTGGAACAGCTGCGTCAGGTCGTCGCGGAGATCCATATGGTCTCCGTCCGCGAGACGGTCAGCTTCCATCAGGCCAAGAAGCGGTTCGACGAGACGGGAGAGACCCGCGACGGCGCCGCGATCGACGCGGCGGAACGAATGCTCCGTCAATTGGCTTGGTGGGGGCGGGCATTGCGAGCCGCGAGGACGGAAGCCCCGTATCCCGGATAG
- the eccE gene encoding type VII secretion protein EccE, with the protein MAEPAGAGPRPLFGRVSMQNLLIAQVIGLLAAVVALFAGLPGLAAFGVAVVVGLIPLIPVAKRTPLDWVATWWRYLTHRDYEIGDTVDFRGSDGRSLGLFWDGSRVVTVVEVLPPPGGLTRIARTTVHASHLLPLAELAKCLNQHDILLSGIDIISHGHRSRSGTPAGKIYESLLGPLPATAHRTVWLAISFDAVACPEATDRRGGGAEGASRAVTIATQRIMRTLEDADCNARILTAPEIRQAVLQITSGYDPRTLEHRWRYAEIGNSVNVGSALDPKRLESDLLAQLWVAPSRGTTVAVRLRPGSSAASVSIGAAWRLTARELPERSELPGMISMNGRHRDSLLAHLPIAVPGVDDTVPMIEHLIDIVDDLHLPSSGCGQLIGSDDEGNGVAVRIVGAGISTVYVAGELYLAQQLVFRALAVGERILIRTDRARAWENLVTTIGNPERLTIAVETHQSDAGFTATVVDGVLAPAPHAGVTTIYVTGDPMGWPASRPDLAIHQPGAIGNHVVLRTGTAQVDLTLVSIPAEATYIGQPRGRRAMQPQ; encoded by the coding sequence ATGGCGGAACCGGCAGGCGCGGGACCACGACCGCTCTTCGGGCGCGTCTCGATGCAGAACCTGCTGATCGCGCAAGTCATCGGGTTGCTCGCCGCGGTTGTCGCGCTGTTCGCCGGCCTGCCGGGTCTCGCCGCGTTCGGCGTCGCGGTGGTCGTCGGGCTGATCCCGCTGATTCCCGTCGCCAAACGCACCCCGCTGGACTGGGTCGCCACCTGGTGGCGCTACCTGACCCACCGTGACTACGAGATCGGCGACACCGTCGACTTCCGCGGCTCGGACGGACGTTCGCTCGGCCTGTTCTGGGACGGCAGCCGCGTGGTGACGGTGGTCGAGGTGCTGCCCCCGCCCGGCGGACTGACCAGGATCGCCCGCACCACGGTGCACGCCTCGCACCTGCTTCCGCTCGCCGAGCTGGCGAAATGCCTGAACCAGCACGATATCCTGCTCAGCGGCATCGACATCATCAGCCACGGGCACCGCAGCCGCTCCGGCACACCCGCGGGCAAGATCTACGAATCGCTGCTCGGCCCGCTGCCCGCCACCGCTCATCGCACGGTGTGGCTGGCGATCAGCTTCGACGCGGTGGCCTGCCCGGAGGCCACGGACCGGCGCGGCGGAGGAGCCGAAGGCGCCTCGCGCGCGGTCACCATCGCCACCCAGCGGATCATGCGCACGCTGGAGGACGCCGACTGCAACGCCCGCATCCTGACCGCACCCGAGATCCGCCAGGCGGTCCTGCAGATCACCAGCGGCTACGACCCGCGCACGCTCGAACACCGCTGGCGCTACGCCGAGATCGGCAACAGCGTGAACGTCGGCAGCGCACTGGATCCCAAACGGCTGGAATCCGACTTGCTCGCGCAGCTGTGGGTGGCGCCTTCGCGCGGCACGACGGTGGCGGTGCGGTTGCGTCCCGGCAGTTCGGCAGCCTCGGTGAGCATCGGCGCCGCCTGGCGCCTGACCGCGCGAGAGCTGCCGGAACGCTCCGAACTTCCGGGCATGATCTCGATGAACGGACGCCACCGCGACAGCCTGCTGGCCCATCTGCCCATCGCGGTTCCGGGCGTGGACGACACCGTCCCGATGATCGAGCACCTCATCGACATCGTCGACGATCTGCATCTGCCCTCCTCCGGCTGCGGCCAGTTGATCGGATCGGACGACGAAGGAAACGGCGTCGCGGTCCGTATCGTGGGCGCGGGCATCTCGACGGTGTATGTCGCGGGCGAGCTGTATCTGGCGCAGCAGTTGGTCTTCCGCGCGCTCGCGGTCGGTGAACGGATTCTCATTCGCACCGACCGGGCGCGGGCATGGGAGAACCTGGTCACCACGATCGGCAATCCGGAGCGGCTGACCATCGCGGTCGAAACCCACCAGTCCGACGCGGGTTTCACCGCCACGGTGGTAGACGGCGTGCTCGCACCCGCTCCGCACGCGGGTGTCACCACCATCTACGTGACGGGCGATCCGATGGGCTGGCCCGCCAGCCGACCCGACCTGGCCATCCATCAGCCCGGCGCGATCGGCAACCACGTGGTGCTGCGCACCGGGACGGCACAGGTCGACCTCACGCTGGTGTCGATCCCCGCCGAGGCCACCTACATCGGCCAGCCGCGTGGACGCCGGGCTATGCAGCCGCAATAG
- a CDS encoding response regulator transcription factor yields the protein MRLAVVEDDDGVGDALVEALNARGYRAERKRRGADLLIAHRDYDAVILDLGLPDGDGLHVLRRLREVSSVPVLILTARSDERSIVRGLRGGADDYLVKPPRIAELVARLETVARRAAAAARQAQSVVVTGDVRVDLGARVVEVAGEPVSLTQKEFELVEALVERPGAAVSRQQLMDRIWGDAFVAVSRSLDVHMTGLRAKLNRPGLITTIRGYGYRWGQ from the coding sequence GTGCGGCTTGCGGTGGTCGAGGACGACGACGGCGTGGGAGACGCGCTGGTCGAAGCGCTCAACGCCCGCGGGTACCGCGCCGAACGCAAGCGTCGCGGCGCGGATCTGCTGATCGCCCATCGCGACTACGACGCGGTGATCCTCGACCTCGGACTGCCCGACGGCGACGGTCTGCACGTGCTGCGCCGGCTGCGCGAGGTGAGCTCGGTTCCGGTGCTGATCCTGACCGCTCGCAGTGACGAGCGCTCGATCGTGCGGGGTCTGCGCGGGGGCGCCGACGACTATCTGGTGAAGCCGCCGCGGATCGCCGAATTGGTCGCGCGGCTGGAGACGGTCGCCAGGCGAGCGGCCGCAGCGGCGCGGCAGGCGCAGTCGGTGGTCGTCACCGGTGACGTGCGGGTCGATCTGGGCGCCCGCGTGGTGGAGGTGGCCGGGGAGCCGGTGTCGCTGACCCAGAAGGAGTTCGAGTTGGTCGAGGCGCTGGTGGAACGGCCGGGGGCGGCGGTGAGCCGCCAGCAGTTGATGGACCGCATCTGGGGTGACGCCTTCGTCGCGGTCTCGCGTTCGCTGGATGTGCACATGACCGGCTTGCGGGCGAAACTCAACCGGCCCGGCCTGATCACCACCATCCGCGGATACGGATACCGGTGGGGGCAGTGA
- a CDS encoding S-methyl-5'-thioadenosine phosphorylase yields MSSHPRPALAVIGGSGFYDFFDNEATTVEVETPYGAPSAGIAVGEVEGRPVAFLPRHGKNHEFAPHTLPYRANLWALRSLGVRRVFAPCAVGSLRADWGPGTVAVPDQLVDRTSGRPQTYFDGGGIHVSFADPYCEELRAAAIKAQSDALHMMHAATMVVVEGPRFSTRAESRWFAAQGWELVNMTGHPEAVLARELEMCYAAVALVTDLDAGLEEGEGVHAVDVFAEFKRNLTPFKELIRRAVAAVDATDTCDRCRVHAGVSLPFELP; encoded by the coding sequence ATGAGTTCGCACCCTCGGCCCGCGCTCGCCGTCATCGGCGGCAGCGGCTTCTACGATTTCTTCGACAACGAGGCGACCACCGTCGAGGTCGAGACCCCCTATGGCGCCCCGAGCGCCGGTATCGCCGTCGGAGAGGTCGAGGGCAGGCCGGTGGCGTTCTTGCCGCGCCACGGCAAGAACCACGAATTCGCACCGCACACCCTGCCCTACCGGGCCAACCTGTGGGCCCTGCGATCACTGGGCGTGCGCCGCGTCTTCGCGCCCTGCGCCGTCGGCAGCCTGCGGGCGGACTGGGGCCCGGGCACGGTCGCGGTGCCGGATCAGCTGGTCGACCGGACCTCCGGTCGCCCGCAGACCTACTTCGACGGCGGCGGCATCCACGTGTCCTTCGCCGACCCGTACTGCGAGGAGCTGCGCGCGGCCGCCATCAAGGCCCAGTCCGACGCACTGCACATGATGCACGCGGCCACCATGGTCGTCGTCGAGGGCCCGCGCTTCTCCACCCGCGCCGAGAGCCGGTGGTTCGCCGCGCAGGGCTGGGAACTGGTGAACATGACCGGCCACCCGGAAGCGGTGCTCGCCCGCGAACTCGAGATGTGCTATGCCGCCGTGGCTCTGGTGACCGATCTGGACGCCGGTCTGGAAGAGGGCGAGGGAGTGCACGCCGTCGACGTGTTCGCCGAGTTCAAGCGCAATCTCACGCCGTTCAAGGAGCTCATCCGCCGCGCGGTGGCCGCGGTGGACGCCACCGACACGTGCGACCGGTGCCGCGTCCACGCGGGAGTATCGCTGCCGTTCGAGCTGCCCTGA
- a CDS encoding MFS transporter, with amino-acid sequence MTTTQPVGERRVVANVLRGSIGNLVEWYDWYVYAAFSVYFAKTFFPKDDPTAQLLSTAAVFAVGFLMRPIGGWALGRYADRFGRRSALTLSVTVMAAGSLLIAATPGYQTIGLAAPALLLVARLLQGLSVGGEYATSATYLSEVASPGRRGFYSSFQYVTLVAGQLVALGVQIVLQQFLDADQMNAWGWRIPFVIGAAGALIVMWLRRGMDESEQFRAESGQHAERAEGASPAGARQSRGSLRILLQYPRECLLVVGLTLGGTVAFYTYTTYMQKFMINTSGISKSTVAWINFIALLVFVVLQPLAGALSDRVGRRKLLIFFGVAGTLLTVPIMTVLAHTTDPVAAWALMMGALVIITGYTSINAIVKAELFPTKIRALGVGLPYALTVAIFGGTAETIALALKKGGHESLYFWYVAGCIAVSLVTYYFMRETSASSAIDAAEPAAGADTGPGAAAAEPGRPMVTVRD; translated from the coding sequence GTGACTACGACACAGCCCGTGGGCGAGCGCCGGGTGGTCGCGAACGTTTTGCGCGGCTCCATCGGCAATCTCGTCGAGTGGTACGACTGGTATGTCTACGCCGCGTTCAGCGTGTACTTCGCGAAAACGTTCTTTCCTAAGGACGATCCGACCGCGCAGTTGCTGTCCACCGCCGCCGTGTTCGCGGTCGGCTTCCTGATGCGCCCGATCGGCGGCTGGGCGCTGGGCCGGTACGCCGACCGGTTCGGCAGGCGCTCGGCGCTGACCCTGTCGGTGACCGTGATGGCGGCCGGTTCGCTGCTGATCGCGGCGACGCCCGGTTACCAGACCATCGGTCTGGCCGCTCCAGCTCTGCTGCTGGTCGCCCGGCTGTTGCAGGGCCTGTCGGTCGGCGGTGAGTACGCCACCAGTGCGACGTATCTGTCCGAGGTGGCATCCCCGGGCAGGCGCGGGTTCTACTCGAGCTTCCAATACGTGACGCTGGTGGCCGGCCAGCTCGTCGCGTTGGGGGTGCAGATCGTGTTGCAGCAATTCCTCGACGCGGACCAGATGAACGCCTGGGGCTGGCGGATCCCGTTCGTGATCGGCGCCGCCGGTGCGCTGATCGTCATGTGGCTGCGGCGGGGCATGGACGAGTCCGAGCAGTTCCGCGCCGAATCCGGGCAGCACGCGGAGCGTGCAGAGGGCGCGTCGCCAGCCGGAGCGCGGCAGTCGCGTGGTTCGCTGCGTATCCTGCTGCAATACCCTCGCGAGTGTCTGCTGGTGGTCGGGCTGACGCTGGGCGGAACGGTCGCGTTCTACACGTACACGACCTATATGCAGAAGTTCATGATCAACACCTCCGGCATCTCCAAGTCGACCGTCGCGTGGATCAACTTCATCGCACTGCTGGTCTTCGTGGTGTTGCAGCCGCTGGCGGGCGCGCTGTCGGACCGGGTGGGCCGGCGCAAACTGCTGATCTTCTTCGGCGTGGCCGGCACCCTGCTGACCGTGCCGATCATGACGGTGCTCGCGCACACCACCGATCCGGTCGCCGCGTGGGCCCTGATGATGGGCGCTCTGGTGATCATCACGGGATACACCTCGATCAACGCGATCGTGAAGGCCGAGCTGTTCCCCACGAAGATCCGCGCGCTCGGCGTGGGTCTGCCCTACGCGCTGACCGTCGCCATCTTCGGCGGCACGGCGGAGACGATCGCGCTGGCGCTGAAGAAAGGCGGCCACGAATCGCTGTACTTCTGGTACGTCGCGGGCTGCATCGCCGTCTCGCTGGTCACCTACTACTTCATGCGGGAGACCTCGGCCTCGTCGGCGATCGACGCGGCCGAGCCCGCCGCCGGCGCCGATACCGGGCCCGGCGCCGCGGCGGCCGAGCCGGGACGGCCGATGGTCACCGTGCGTGACTGA
- a CDS encoding metal-sensitive transcriptional regulator has protein sequence MADSPHDHTAGDHAAHGYITAKDDYLKRLRRIEGQARGLQRMVEEEKYCIDILTQVSAMTKALQAVAMGLLEDHISHCVVDAAVAGGPEAEAKIKEATDAIARLVRS, from the coding sequence GTGGCAGATTCCCCCCACGACCACACGGCGGGCGACCACGCCGCGCACGGCTACATCACCGCCAAGGACGACTACCTCAAGCGGCTGCGGCGCATCGAGGGCCAGGCCCGCGGTCTGCAGCGGATGGTCGAGGAGGAGAAGTACTGCATCGACATCCTCACCCAGGTCTCGGCCATGACCAAAGCCCTGCAAGCGGTGGCGATGGGCTTGCTCGAGGACCACATCAGCCACTGCGTGGTGGACGCGGCCGTCGCGGGCGGCCCGGAGGCGGAAGCCAAGATCAAGGAGGCCACCGACGCCATCGCCCGCTTGGTCCGGTCCTGA
- the eccB gene encoding type VII secretion protein EccB, whose amino-acid sequence MPSKPTTRWQVSGYRFLVRRMEHALVRRDVRMLHDPMRSQSRAYAAGLILACVVLAGCGVLALLRPQGKIGDDNKILIGKDSGAVYVVLDDVVHPALNLASARLAAGEAAKPATVKESELGKKPRGQLIGIPGAPGSLHFDKEGEGRAWTVCDSLKTDGTDDRSTSVLIGDPELGDKASATGRDKALLVKGKDATYLVWNKTRARVDMNEPAVTGALGIRGMTPRPISEGLLNAIPEVDAIVPPRIDDPGGQPSYSINGLRIGTVVQVAGKSNQNFVILHNGLQPISPFTAEVIRSSQRNPDHGAAIGDFEQTHAPQSRALKVDTYPEVAPTIIQPTARPVSCLSWKPIPGVASNTDVAVRAELALIDGSDLPMSSSAKLVPLAQADGRGDNVDSVYFKPGSGAFVQTTGIEPDSRRKDSMFYIADTGVRFGIRDNDAAKALGMDKESGVTPEPAPWPIVGLLASGPTLSREAAMVAHDGVAPDPAPAKQPVASAK is encoded by the coding sequence ATGCCTTCAAAACCCACCACACGCTGGCAGGTGAGCGGCTACCGCTTTCTGGTCCGGCGAATGGAGCACGCCTTGGTGCGCCGGGACGTGCGAATGCTGCACGACCCCATGCGTTCCCAGTCCCGCGCGTACGCGGCCGGGCTGATCCTGGCGTGCGTCGTGCTGGCCGGATGCGGCGTGCTCGCGTTGCTGCGTCCGCAGGGCAAGATCGGCGACGACAACAAGATCCTGATCGGCAAGGACTCCGGTGCCGTCTACGTGGTGCTCGACGACGTGGTGCACCCGGCCCTCAACCTCGCCTCCGCCCGCCTGGCCGCGGGCGAGGCGGCCAAGCCCGCGACCGTGAAGGAGTCCGAGCTCGGAAAGAAGCCGCGCGGCCAATTGATCGGCATCCCAGGCGCTCCCGGCTCGCTGCACTTCGACAAGGAGGGCGAGGGGCGCGCCTGGACGGTGTGTGATTCGTTGAAGACGGACGGCACCGACGACCGCAGCACCTCCGTCCTCATCGGCGACCCGGAACTCGGTGACAAGGCTTCGGCGACAGGTCGGGACAAGGCGCTGCTGGTGAAGGGCAAGGACGCGACGTACCTCGTCTGGAACAAGACACGCGCTCGGGTGGACATGAACGAGCCGGCCGTCACAGGCGCCCTGGGAATCCGCGGCATGACCCCGCGCCCGATCAGTGAGGGTCTGTTGAACGCGATTCCCGAGGTGGACGCGATCGTCCCGCCGAGGATCGATGATCCGGGCGGGCAGCCCAGCTACTCGATCAATGGCCTGCGAATCGGCACCGTCGTCCAGGTGGCAGGCAAGTCGAACCAGAACTTCGTCATCCTGCACAACGGCTTGCAGCCCATCAGCCCGTTCACGGCAGAAGTCATCCGCAGCTCGCAGCGCAACCCGGATCACGGCGCCGCCATCGGTGACTTCGAGCAGACGCATGCGCCGCAGTCCAGAGCGTTGAAGGTCGACACCTATCCCGAGGTGGCGCCGACCATCATCCAGCCCACCGCTCGACCGGTGAGTTGCCTGTCCTGGAAACCGATTCCGGGAGTCGCGAGCAATACCGACGTCGCCGTGCGTGCGGAGCTCGCCCTCATCGACGGCAGCGACCTGCCGATGTCCAGCAGCGCCAAGCTGGTTCCGCTCGCTCAGGCCGACGGAAGGGGCGACAACGTGGATTCCGTGTACTTCAAGCCCGGCTCGGGCGCCTTCGTCCAAACCACCGGCATCGAACCGGACAGCCGCCGCAAGGACAGCATGTTCTACATCGCCGACACCGGTGTCCGCTTCGGCATCAGAGACAACGACGCCGCGAAAGCGCTCGGCATGGACAAGGAATCGGGCGTGACTCCGGAACCCGCGCCCTGGCCGATCGTCGGGCTGCTCGCGAGCGGACCCACCCTGAGCCGCGAGGCCGCCATGGTCGCCCACGACGGCGTCGCCCCGGACCCGGCCCCCGCCAAACAACCGGTCGCCTCGGCCAAATAG